The genomic DNA ACGTGACACACCTGTCACTATTGAACAGTGGGACAGACAAAAAGAAATATTTATGCATCAAAATAAATATTCTTTGAATAAGGTTGGATTCGCAGCCTTTTACCTGAATCGGACCAACAGGTCAGGGATCCTGCAAGGAGGGGTAATCGGAGGAAGGAAACAATCAAATTTCTACAAGATAAATGCTAGGTTTAACAAAGAAAGTCTAACCAAGCGCATAGATCTGATCGCCAGACATAAGTCAAGAATTCGAGTTTATAACAAAGATGCGACTGATCTTGTACAACATATCGCTCCAAAGATTGATAAAAATAACACTTTATTTTATTTTGATCCTCCATATTATTCTAAGGGAAACCTGTTATATACTAATCACTATACACAATCGGACCACTATTATGTTTCTAAATGCATAAAAAGTCTAACGTCATCGTGGCTGGTGACCTATGATGACAATCAGGCGATAAGAGATCTTTATGCTGGACTTCCTTGTCTTCCTTTTTCAATGACATATTCAGCAAACCAAGAGAGGTGTAAGGGATCGGAGATAATGTTTTATCAGGGGCTGAGGTTGCCAGAATATATTAACAAGATGAAGGCCCCATACTTTAGTCGGCACAATGTTAGAGACTTATCGATAGAACAATAATACCAAGTGACTATTATAACAAATTTTTGTCTACTTGAATTATTTGAGAATCATAACTAGAACAGAGGCCTAAAAAGAGGCTAAAGGCAAGATACGACAGCAATGAAAAGCCCCGCTCCGGCGGGGTTTTTTATTATCCCAATCCAACCCACCTTATCTGATAAACCCTTTATCACGGCAGATATCCAGCTGGGCAGACAAGCAAAGGCCAGGATTCCTCCTATATTCCCTGGCTACCCATAGGCATCTTTTCTCTTCAAATTCATGAGCATATCGTCTTAGTTCAAGCTCACTCATCTGCATCATTTCATGCATGGACTTTCTGTGAGGTTCCCAGTCAAGGAAGCCAGGCAGGCATGATTTTAAAGAGCTGAATGCCCCCTAGCATGCTGAGCCTCCCGGGTATCACTGCGATTAAAATCACGACTACAACCAGAGCTAGGAGGATCTCTTTAATGCTGACTTTTTGATTCAAAATTTCAACCCCCTGTTTTGCATGCGTTATTTTCTTTTTAATGCATCGCAACAACAATTTCGTCAATTCCCATCCGTCTTATTTTCCGACCTTAAGTCATCTTTTAGGTTAATGATCATGATAGTGTGCTGCTCACAGGGCAATCATAAAAAATGCACTTTTAATTCTTATAAGAATTTAATGTTGACAATATTATTCTTATAGGAATATCGTTTCTTGAACAACACGGGCAAACCTCACCGAAAGCGCCGCGACAATCGAATTGGCCGGCCAGTAGGGCGAGGGTTTGGTGTTGAACAGCTGGACCAGTTCTGAGAGCACAATCACAGAGGGCCTGAACCCGTACGGCAGTAAGGCAACCGGTGAAAGGCAGAACCAGGACAGGAAAGGCCAAAGTTGGTGAACAGTGAAATGAGGGTGTCGGGGACAGATCCGGGCGGTGCGGGCTGTAGGGCCGGTTTTAATCCCGCCTGAGTCACACAAAATTGCCACCCAGGGCCGCATTGTTGCGGGTGAAGGATCAGGACACTTCTTGCACACCCCTGATCTCCAGACTCGAAAAGCCTTGAAGAAGGTGGAAACAGATCCTTGGGTGGAAAAAAAATGAGGGAGGACTATGCGCCTAACTGCTGTGGAGGCCAGGAAAAAGATTTGTCCGTTATTGCGGATAGGGATGATGGTGGCCGCTCCGGAATCAAGGGTTACGCACACTGACTGTCTTTGTCTTGCTGATGGTTGCATGATGTGGGGGTGGGCTTGCCCTGATGCAGTCCAGCAGATGGGGTTTTGTGGGCTGGTTGCTCAAACCGGATATTTTAAGAAACACGGAAAATAATGAACATCCACGAATTTAGAGAATTCATTTCATACATCCAGTCTCAGGGCATCCCTCTGTCCCATCCCCTGGACGGGGTTATGATCAGGAGGTTCAGGGCAGCGAAGAAAAGGGGCGCCTGGTTGTCCATATCTGTCCCTGGCCCCAGGCGAGGGCGGGGAAAACATGTCCAGTAAATTTGCCAGGTTTCATCGGAAGATTTCAAGGCTGATAATCAACGACACGTGTCTTGACTATGGTCAGAAAGCCAAGCTGTTCAACTTGCTGGCCTGGAACGGTCCGGATGCTGCCTGGCATGAATACGAGGAGTTACGGTGCAAGATAGAAGACCGACCGAAAAGAAAATCAACTCCCAGCACGAGCTGGTCTGCTTCCAAGCCAAGTGTATAGCTACGGATCTGCAGGCCCGGGTCAGGCGGATGTCTTTTGTTGACAGTCCTGATGATTTGGAGAGGTTGCTGCGGGGGATCAGAGCGTTCCAGGAAACCTTGGATCTGCTCAAAAAACATGTGCAGGAAGCTGAATCATGAAAATGTTTCTGGCACTGGCAATTCTCTTATCATTTTTTGGCCTTGTGGGTAGGTTCGAAATGGCCCACCAGCTAGAAGCGGAGTTTTATGGTCAGCTTGAACAGTGCAGCGTCGCTGTTACCAGTGTCATGGTTGGAAGTGATTAATAATGAAAAATCAGCAGCCCCCGTTTCTTCTGTCTGTCTATGACTACACCGGCAACTGGGCAAAGCCATATGTCGAAGCTGGATGGCGTGTTCTTTTGTGGGATTACAAGTTTGAAGGCTGTATTCTGGAGAGCTTCGGCAGGCTGATGTCGTTGGTTGAAGAAGAAAACAATGGGCATATTGACGGATTGCTCTCTGCTCCCCCATGCACAGCCTTTGCAAGTTCAGGGGCCAGATGGTGGCCTGACAAAGACAGGCATGTAAGTGGGTTGCACCCCTTTGATTCATTTACAGAGTACATGATCGCTCTTGCTTTGATGGTTCTGGTGATGGTTGAAGCATTTAAGCCAAAATTCTGGGCATTGGAAAATCCTGTGGGACGAATTGAAAAGCTTGTGCCTGAGCTCAGATTTTATCGCCGCCTGATTTTTGATCCGTGTGATTATGGGGACCCGTACACAAAGCGGACTGTTCTCTGGGGAAAGTTTAATCCAAATTTAAAGAAAAACCCGATCAAACCGCTCCATGGATCATTGATGCACAGGCTGCCTCCAAGTCCTGATCGTACAACCATGCGCAGCGTGACGCCTCCGGGATTTGCGCAAGCATTTTACCGAGCAAACAACCTAAGCGGCCGGCCCACCGTCAGGACGACCATGAAGTCAATCAACATGCTGGAGGCCGTGTGAACATCCAAAAGAAAATGCCAGGCATCATCAAGAAACTGGATAAGGCCATAGAAGCTCTGGATCTACTTTGGGAGCTGACCGCAGACAGTGATCGCGAAGATCCCAGGGATACACGAATTCAGCTCAGGCGTGACCTGGCTGAATATGCCGACTACCTGGAAAGAGCAACATGGTGGAGACAATGAAAGCAAGTAGATACATGAAATACGGCAACAAGCCACCCATGACCAAGGCCAGGCGCCTCAAAAAGCAGACCGAGGCGGCTAGGCGAAAAGAGTTGGCAAGAAGAAAGGTTGTACTGGCTTCAGTGGCAGCCGTTGCCCAGGGATGTGCCGGCCAGATCGAAGCTGCTGCGCTCAAGGAGCTGGAGAACCACAGCCATAGAAGAGGGCTATACAGCACGATTGAACAAATGTGGAGGATCTGCAGCTGGTCTGAAGAGTGTCTAACAGGACTTGAGATTGGGAAAAAAGCCTTGAGCAGAGCCTGGGTTAATTTTGCGAATGTCCAGGCTATGCTTATGAAGTACATTCATGGGAGGTTGGACGGAATTGAACAGTATGCTGCTGTCTGGATGATGATCAGTTTCATGGCTGACGAGGCCAGAGATCAATACTCTGGTCAGGCCAAGGAGTGGAATTTTCTTGCCGGATGCATCGCAACCTGGTGCGTCTGGCTTTTGGAAGAGTGCGACGACCTGGAGCAAGTGGAGGCAATCGGCGGCGAACTCAGCCAGATGGCTTGGGAGGTGATCAGGTGCCAATAGTAGACTTGCACGGACTGGCTGAATTTCTAAACACACCCATTGCCACCATATATCGCACCTGGAGGGAATACCCCCATTTTTTCAAAAAGTCTGGAACAAGGCACGGAAAGAATGCCCTGTTTGACACTGATGATGTGCTGGCGTATCTCAAATCAAACTGCAGCGGTGGTGGAAATGGCGGTTACAGAGTATCAGACCAAGAAGGGCAGGAGATACCTGGCGGTCCTGTGGATGGACGGCAGGCGTATCGCTCGTCAGGGAGGCTTTCTGACCAAGAAAGAAGCCCGCGAGTGGGAAAGCACCGAAGAAAGGAAAATCTTGTCTGGTTTGAAGACAGACACGGCCTATTCAGTCATAGCCGAACAATACCTGAATGACTGCCTGCGTTACAAAAAGCGCAACACCTACGTGTACAAGCGGTCAGTGCTCCGGAAGCTGACCACCTATCTCAACGATCCCCACATCACTATGGGCGATATTGACCGCCAATTGGTCAAGAGTTTTCTGGCCCACTCAGCCGAGACGGTTACTTCCAAGGCAGCCAACAAATACCGGATAGAGATCAGTGCGTTATTTTCCTGGGCGCAAAAAGAACAGCTGTATAACGGACCTAATCCCGCAGCAGGCATTGAGCCATTTCCAGTGGAAAGGACACTACGCTATATTCCGCCGCCTGCAGACATTGCTGCGGTCCTGTCCATGGCTGGGGGCTGGCAGGCTGACCTGATCCAGTTGCTCATTCATACTGCTGCCAGAGTTAGTGAAATCACCAGTCTAACATGGGATGACATTGATCTTCGAACCGGGATTATAACTCTCTGGACCAGCAAGCGCAGAGGTGGCAATCGGGAGCCGCGTCGGCAGGCCATGACCGAAACCGCCAGAGCTGTTCTGCAAAAAAGGTTTGACGATCCCAACCGGCATTCAGAGCATGTGTTTTACAATCCAAGAACTGGGGGCAAGCTGGAGCGACATGCCCGGGAGCTGAAAAATATGTTCAAGGATCTGTGCAAGGCTGCCCAGGTGCGCCACTTTACTGCCCACAGCTTGCGTCATTATATGGCGTCTGCACTCCAGAACCAGAAATACGATCTCAGGTCCATCCAGATCCTGCTTGGCCACCAGAATTTGAAAACCACTCAGATTTATCTGCATGAACTGGCAGTTGACCAGGCCGTGGCTGGCCAGGTTGAGTCCATTTCAGAACAGATTTCCAACTCAATCGCCAATAAAATCGCCAATAGCCCTAATCTTCGCCAATAAAAAAGCCCCGCAAGCGGGGCTTCAATCGTTGACTGTGGCGGAGAGGGGGGGATTCGAACCCCCGAGACGGGATTAGCGCCTACACGATTTCCAATCGTGCTCCTTCGGCCAGCTCGGACACCTCTCCAAAAGAACGGGATATCTAAATAATAAATCAGAAAAAGGCAAGGACAAAAAATCAACCAAAAACCCACCATGTTCAGACTGACAAACGGTCCTTTCCCCAAGGATCAGGATTTGTCATCTGGGCCATTTTTATTAATGTCGCATTGTTGCCCCCGGCAACTTTGGTCTTTTCGAGGTCCTCAGCCTTGAAGGCCAAGTTTGGGCAGCACATATTTGGCTATGAGCACCCAGAAGACTATGACTAAGATCAACCATAAAACAGTACTCATTTTCCTTCCAGGGTTGGTTAGTTTGTAAAGTCAGGATAAGGCCTGCGGGAAAGGAAGCAGTTTCCGGTCAGGTAATGCCCTTGGGGCTGCTCCAGTTTCCCGCAAATCAGATCCTCAATTCTAGATTCCCAGTACATTGTATCCGGAATCCACGTAAAGAACCTCACCCGTGGTTCCGGAGGACAAATCAGAGGCCAGGTACAAGGCTGCTTTGCCCACATCGTTCTGGTCCACATTCCGTCTTAGGGGTGCTTTTTCTTCAATGGTCGACAAGATGGTTTTGAATCCACTGATGCCCGATGCAGCCAGGGTCTTGATGGGACCGGCACTGATGGCATTGACCCTGACTCCATTCATTCCCAGGTCAGCAGCCAGATAACGGGTGGATGCTTCCAGGGCGGCTTTGGCCACACCCATTACATTATAATTGGTAATGACTTTCTGGGAGCCATAATAGGTCATGGTCATAACCGAAGCATTCTTGGAAAGCAGAGGCTCAAAGGCCTGGCATAGAGCAGTCAGGGAGTAGGCAGACACGTCCAGAGCCAGTTTAAAGCCTTCCCTGGTAGTGTCAATGAACCTTCCCTGGAGGTCATCGCGGTTGGCAAAGGCCACAGAGTGGACCAGAACGTCCACCTGGCCCCATTTTTCCCTGACCAGCCGGGCTGCTGACTTTATCTGGTCATCACTGGTGACGTCGCAGTCAAAGATGAAATCTCCGCCCAGTTCCTGACTGATGGGCTCAACCCTTTTTTTGAGTGGTTCACCTACATAACTGAAAGCCAGAGATGCTCCATTTTTTTTGAAGTTTTCTGCAATGCCGTAGGCAATGCTTTTGTTGTTAGCCAGTCCGAAAATCAGGGCTTTTTTATTCTCAAGAAGCATTGACACCTCCCTTATACCAGGTTCTTGCCGGTTAGCAGCCTGTAGGCCAAAAGATACTTGTTGCCTGTTTCTTCGATGATCTCCCGGGGCAGGGCTGGTGCTGGGGCCTTTTTATCCCAGCCAGTGGTCTCCAGCCAGTCCCGCAGATACTGTTTGTCAAAGCTGGGCTGACTCTTTCCAGGCTCATATCTGTCCGCAGGCCAGAACCTGGAGGAGTCCGGAGTCAGGACTTCATCTATGAGTACCAGCCTGCCATTGATTTCCCCGAACTCAAATTTAGTGTCAGCCACAATGATTCCTTTTTGGGCTGCGTAGTCCCTGCCTTTGGCGTAGATTGCCATGGACAGTTCTTCCACTTTTCCAGCCAGGGTGTCGCCGATTCGGAGCCTGGCCTCGTTCAGGGTGATGTTTTCATCATGGTCCCCGACATCGGCCTTGGTGGAAGGGGTGAACAAAGGCTGCTGCAGTTTCTGGGATTCCACAAGGTCCTCGGGCAGGTCATATCCGCAGACTTTGCCGGTATTTCTGTAGTCCTTCCATCCAGATCCTGTGATATAGCCACGGACAATGCATTCAATGGGCAGGGGTTTGGCCTTCTTGACCAGGACTGACCTCCCTTCCAGCTCTTCCCTGTAGGGTTCGAGATCCTTGGGAAACTCATCTACATCAGGGGTTATCAAATGGTTCTCAACGATGTCCTGGAACATTTCCATCCAGAACAGGGTGATCTGGTTCAGGACTGCTCCTTTGAATGGAATAGGTTCATTCATGACCACGTCAAAGGCGCTCATCCGGTCAGTGGTCACAATGAGCAGGGTGGACGGATCTATTTCATAGATATCCCTTACCTTGCCTCTGGATAAAAGGGGATATTCCTTGATGCTGGTTTGGGCCACTACTTTCATGTTTTATTTATCCTCCTGGTTGTCAATGTTTGGTGAATCAGAATGCACACCCATCCTCTTGAAAAGTAACAGGGCAGGCAGGTTATCTGTGCAGACGTTCTTCAATACTTCGGGCATGGGCTTCCAGACCTTCAAGCCTGGCCATGCGGGCTATCTTGGGGCCATGTTTGTGCAGATAATCCTGGTTTGCAGACAGGATGCTGATATTTTTTTGAAAAGACTGCACTGACAGGGCCTGGGAAAAGCGGGCCGTGGTAAGGGTGGGCAGGACGTGGTTGGGCCCTGCGAAGTAGTCCCCCACAGGTTCTGGAGAGAATTCTCCCATAAAAACAGCTCCGGCGTTTCGGATCATGCCCAGGCAGGACCAGGGGTCTTTAAGACAGAGTTCAAAGTGCTCAGGGGCGATGGAGTTGGAGAGTTCAAATCCGGTTTCAAGATCCGGGACCAGAAATGATGCTCCCCAGTCCTTAAGGGCTTTCTGGGCAATGTCGGCTCTGGCAAGCCTGGCAGTCTGTTTTTCCAGTTCCCGGGCTGTTTCCTTGATCAGGTCTTCTTGAGTGGTGA from Desulfonatronovibrio hydrogenovorans DSM 9292 includes the following:
- a CDS encoding phosphoribosylaminoimidazolesuccinocarboxamide synthase, translated to MKVVAQTSIKEYPLLSRGKVRDIYEIDPSTLLIVTTDRMSAFDVVMNEPIPFKGAVLNQITLFWMEMFQDIVENHLITPDVDEFPKDLEPYREELEGRSVLVKKAKPLPIECIVRGYITGSGWKDYRNTGKVCGYDLPEDLVESQKLQQPLFTPSTKADVGDHDENITLNEARLRIGDTLAGKVEELSMAIYAKGRDYAAQKGIIVADTKFEFGEINGRLVLIDEVLTPDSSRFWPADRYEPGKSQPSFDKQYLRDWLETTGWDKKAPAPALPREIIEETGNKYLLAYRLLTGKNLV
- a CDS encoding tyrosine-type recombinase/integrase; this encodes MAVTEYQTKKGRRYLAVLWMDGRRIARQGGFLTKKEAREWESTEERKILSGLKTDTAYSVIAEQYLNDCLRYKKRNTYVYKRSVLRKLTTYLNDPHITMGDIDRQLVKSFLAHSAETVTSKAANKYRIEISALFSWAQKEQLYNGPNPAAGIEPFPVERTLRYIPPPADIAAVLSMAGGWQADLIQLLIHTAARVSEITSLTWDDIDLRTGIITLWTSKRRGGNREPRRQAMTETARAVLQKRFDDPNRHSEHVFYNPRTGGKLERHARELKNMFKDLCKAAQVRHFTAHSLRHYMASALQNQKYDLRSIQILLGHQNLKTTQIYLHELAVDQAVAGQVESISEQISNSIANKIANSPNLRQ
- a CDS encoding DNA adenine methylase, which translates into the protein MQYYSPLRYPGGKGRLATLIKDIIEINQLNDGTYVEPYAGGAGVALALLLEEYVWDIVINDIDPAIYAFWHTVLDKTEWFKKQIRDTPVTIEQWDRQKEIFMHQNKYSLNKVGFAAFYLNRTNRSGILQGGVIGGRKQSNFYKINARFNKESLTKRIDLIARHKSRIRVYNKDATDLVQHIAPKIDKNNTLFYFDPPYYSKGNLLYTNHYTQSDHYYVSKCIKSLTSSWLVTYDDNQAIRDLYAGLPCLPFSMTYSANQERCKGSEIMFYQGLRLPEYINKMKAPYFSRHNVRDLSIEQ
- a CDS encoding DNA cytosine methyltransferase, whose product is MKNQQPPFLLSVYDYTGNWAKPYVEAGWRVLLWDYKFEGCILESFGRLMSLVEEENNGHIDGLLSAPPCTAFASSGARWWPDKDRHVSGLHPFDSFTEYMIALALMVLVMVEAFKPKFWALENPVGRIEKLVPELRFYRRLIFDPCDYGDPYTKRTVLWGKFNPNLKKNPIKPLHGSLMHRLPPSPDRTTMRSVTPPGFAQAFYRANNLSGRPTVRTTMKSINMLEAV
- a CDS encoding enoyl-ACP reductase FabI, yielding MLLENKKALIFGLANNKSIAYGIAENFKKNGASLAFSYVGEPLKKRVEPISQELGGDFIFDCDVTSDDQIKSAARLVREKWGQVDVLVHSVAFANRDDLQGRFIDTTREGFKLALDVSAYSLTALCQAFEPLLSKNASVMTMTYYGSQKVITNYNVMGVAKAALEASTRYLAADLGMNGVRVNAISAGPIKTLAASGISGFKTILSTIEEKAPLRRNVDQNDVGKAALYLASDLSSGTTGEVLYVDSGYNVLGI